The Spirosoma radiotolerans genome has a window encoding:
- a CDS encoding GDP-mannose 4,6-dehydratase: protein MKTALICGVSGQDGAYLAKLLLDRGYKVFGGSRDAQMSSFSSLNKLNIRQDIETVSISISDFRSVLQTLQRTKPDEVYNLAGQSSVGLSFEQPVETLESISVGTLNLLEAIRFTGNPIRFYNAGSSECFGDTGSVAADEMTPFRPRSPYGVAKAAAFWQVANYREAYQLHASTGILFNHESPLRPERFVTQKIVSAACRIANGSKEVLTLGNIDVARDWGWAPDYVEAMWLMLQQNQADDYVIATGQTRKLRDFIDIVFKTVGLSWEEHIHIDTGFFRPTDIAEGHANPKKAHHQLNWKARHNMDKVAQMMIYQKL from the coding sequence GTGAAGACAGCATTAATATGTGGTGTATCTGGTCAAGACGGAGCATACTTAGCTAAGCTTTTATTAGATCGAGGGTATAAAGTTTTCGGCGGATCTAGGGATGCGCAAATGTCTTCATTCAGCAGTTTGAATAAATTGAACATTAGACAGGATATAGAAACGGTTTCAATTAGCATTAGTGATTTTCGTTCCGTCTTGCAGACGTTACAGCGCACAAAGCCTGATGAAGTTTATAATTTAGCGGGCCAAAGCTCAGTTGGACTATCCTTTGAACAACCAGTAGAAACCTTGGAAAGCATTAGCGTCGGAACACTTAACCTTCTAGAAGCTATACGTTTTACAGGAAATCCCATTCGTTTTTACAATGCAGGTTCTAGCGAGTGTTTTGGTGACACGGGTAGTGTAGCTGCAGATGAGATGACACCATTTCGTCCACGTAGTCCTTACGGAGTTGCTAAAGCGGCTGCATTCTGGCAAGTAGCGAATTATAGAGAAGCATACCAATTACATGCCTCTACGGGTATCCTATTTAATCATGAATCTCCTCTTAGACCGGAGCGCTTTGTAACACAAAAGATAGTTTCGGCTGCCTGCCGTATTGCTAATGGGAGCAAAGAAGTGCTCACTCTTGGTAATATTGATGTTGCTCGGGATTGGGGTTGGGCACCTGATTACGTTGAAGCTATGTGGTTGATGCTACAACAGAATCAAGCTGACGACTATGTAATCGCTACTGGACAAACGAGAAAACTGAGAGATTTTATTGATATAGTTTTTAAAACGGTCGGTTTAAGTTGGGAAGAACATATTCACATAGATACTGGTTTTTTCCGTCCAACAGATATTGCCGAGGGGCATGCTAATCCGAAAAAGGCTCATCATCAATTGAATTGGAAGGCTCGTCATAATATGGATAAAGTAGCACAAATGATGATATATCAGAAGCTTTAA
- a CDS encoding oligosaccharide flippase family protein, with protein sequence MKLVLYDLYHKIKSLRSYKPIALNFLALSTVQLTNFIVPILSFPYLIKILGSSNFGIVSYGLTIMLYFNTFTDYGFNLSSTREVSMKQGDVKQLSIIFCNVLATKAILFLISIIILLILIILLPKFQKESELFLIGIIYIFGNAIMPVWYFQGIEKMNHLTVANLISKIILITLIYLIIKSPQDYKYVLGIYGSANLISGIYGIYIAYSKYGLLVVLPKWKNIFNNLRDGWSMLISNLSIIGFSSSNIIILSFFVSDKIIGNYSIAEKIIFALWQILSVFSQATFPYVCKLIQSNFLEVKKYIRNIYLPFNLFVLMMCICLFTYAEQIVFWTTNSLERQTIDLLKLMSPVIYIVCLNIPAYQILLAKNLKRQYAIIFNSATFINLLACPILVRVYGVNGAALSLLLIQILVTCSLHTVLEIKMGKYSIWRKQTNIQSL encoded by the coding sequence ATGAAACTTGTTTTATATGATTTGTATCATAAAATAAAAAGTCTGAGGAGTTATAAGCCTATAGCATTAAATTTTCTTGCCCTTTCTACGGTACAGCTTACAAACTTTATTGTTCCGATTTTAAGTTTTCCATATTTAATAAAAATTTTAGGATCAAGTAACTTTGGTATTGTTTCATATGGTCTGACTATAATGTTATATTTCAATACGTTCACAGATTATGGATTCAATCTATCTTCTACACGTGAAGTGTCAATGAAACAAGGAGATGTAAAGCAACTCTCAATAATTTTTTGTAATGTGCTGGCTACAAAAGCTATACTATTCTTAATTAGTATAATAATTTTATTAATATTAATAATTTTACTACCTAAATTTCAAAAAGAATCAGAGTTATTTTTGATAGGTATAATATATATATTCGGAAACGCAATTATGCCAGTTTGGTACTTTCAAGGGATTGAAAAAATGAATCATCTGACTGTTGCTAACTTGATTTCAAAAATCATTTTAATAACGCTTATTTACCTTATAATTAAAAGCCCTCAAGATTACAAATATGTACTGGGAATCTATGGGTCAGCTAATCTAATTTCTGGTATTTACGGTATTTATATTGCTTACAGTAAGTATGGTTTGTTAGTGGTATTACCAAAATGGAAAAATATTTTTAATAATTTACGTGATGGGTGGAGTATGCTTATATCAAACTTGTCAATAATAGGCTTTAGTAGTTCTAATATAATAATTCTTAGTTTTTTTGTAAGTGACAAAATTATAGGTAATTATAGCATTGCTGAAAAAATAATATTTGCTTTATGGCAAATATTATCTGTGTTTTCACAAGCTACTTTTCCATACGTATGCAAGTTGATACAATCTAATTTTCTCGAAGTGAAAAAATATATTAGAAATATTTATTTGCCATTTAACCTATTTGTTTTAATGATGTGCATTTGCTTATTCACTTATGCTGAGCAAATCGTATTCTGGACGACTAATAGTCTTGAGAGACAAACTATAGATTTGTTGAAATTAATGAGTCCCGTAATATATATAGTGTGTCTAAATATTCCTGCCTACCAAATTTTGCTGGCAAAGAACTTAAAAAGACAATATGCAATAATATTTAATTCAGCTACCTTCATTAATCTACTGGCTTGTCCTATCTTAGTAAGAGTATACGGAGTAAATGGTGCTGCTTTATCATTGTTACTCATTCAAATACTCGTTACGTGCTCATTACATACCGTTTTAGAGATAAAAATGGGCAAATATTCTATTTGGCGTAAACAAACAAACATTCAAAGTCTGTGA
- a CDS encoding class I SAM-dependent methyltransferase, with product MNKTNEKVCRICGSSDLTTFNVREMMFGTKVEFLYAECKTCGCFQLCDIPKDMSPYYPNSYYSLLASPDDNYKNPLEKITRKIRDKYAVSSKGLLGKLLYKFYPNETIMSLAQAKIKSTTRILDVGCGKGQLLYSLRELGYENLLGVDPYLEQDIKYSNGLAIQKKPIDQIEGEWDLIMLHHVIEHLESPALTLQVIDKHLSKDGICLIRTPIVPCLVWDQYNSDWIQLDAPRHLTIFSVLGIKCLLENTNLRIDKAFYDSTTLQFWGSEQYKNDISLWAENSYRINAEKSIFSKEVIKDFQRQTTNLNKMSALEGNKGADQIVIYLTHKS from the coding sequence GTGAATAAAACTAACGAAAAAGTCTGCAGGATCTGTGGTAGTAGTGATCTAACTACATTCAACGTTCGTGAAATGATGTTTGGTACAAAGGTTGAGTTCTTGTACGCTGAATGTAAAACATGCGGCTGCTTTCAACTTTGCGATATCCCAAAAGATATGTCTCCATATTATCCGAACAGTTATTATAGTTTGTTAGCTAGTCCAGATGATAATTATAAAAATCCACTAGAGAAAATTACTAGGAAAATAAGAGATAAGTATGCCGTTAGTTCAAAGGGTTTATTAGGAAAACTTCTTTATAAATTTTATCCTAATGAAACTATAATGAGCTTAGCGCAGGCAAAGATTAAATCTACAACCCGCATTTTAGATGTCGGTTGTGGTAAAGGTCAATTGCTTTATAGTCTTAGAGAATTAGGGTATGAAAACCTACTAGGCGTGGACCCTTATCTTGAACAAGATATAAAATATTCGAACGGACTTGCTATACAAAAGAAGCCTATTGATCAGATAGAAGGCGAATGGGATTTAATTATGCTTCATCATGTAATCGAGCATTTGGAATCTCCTGCGCTAACGCTTCAAGTTATAGACAAGCATTTATCAAAAGATGGAATATGCCTTATACGAACTCCAATAGTTCCATGCTTAGTTTGGGATCAATATAATTCAGATTGGATTCAACTTGATGCCCCTAGACATCTAACAATATTTAGTGTCTTAGGTATAAAATGTCTATTAGAAAATACAAATCTTAGAATTGACAAAGCTTTCTATGATTCGACTACCTTGCAATTTTGGGGAAGCGAACAATACAAAAACGATATATCTCTTTGGGCGGAAAATTCTTATCGTATCAATGCAGAAAAATCTATTTTTAGCAAAGAAGTAATTAAAGATTTTCAACGTCAAACTACTAACTTAAATAAGATGTCCGCTCTTGAAGGAAATAAAGGAGCGGATCAGATAGTTATATATTTGACACATAAATCATAA
- a CDS encoding glycosyltransferase family 2 protein, producing MVYIIILNYNGWRDTIECLESLLKIDNCNFKIIVIDNLSTDDSLSKIISWSKDKFLIDSCTIESEFDLMYIKHDFSDKLSDSSLGAKSYSFYQSKQNGGYSAGNNNGIRHAMENSDAEYIWILNNDTIVDKNSLGEMLNVYALAEKRKLKLGIVGCKLLYYNNPNVIQCLGGVLYNPYIGIIRQVGNNEADTGTIKYNIKPKVSYIPGTSMLVSVNFVKDVGLLSEEYFLYFEELDWTKRGEKRGWQIDYTLEAFVLHKEGGTINKDNYLNKSALSDYCFLRSKLLYTRKYENSFCKVTIFLGVILSFLLRIYKGQFDRILTMARIVFNPNSRFFLPKID from the coding sequence ATGGTTTACATAATTATTTTAAATTACAACGGATGGCGAGATACTATCGAATGCTTAGAAAGCCTTCTGAAAATTGATAATTGCAACTTTAAAATAATTGTTATTGATAACCTATCAACTGATGATTCATTATCGAAAATTATAAGTTGGTCCAAGGATAAATTTTTAATTGATAGTTGTACAATAGAGTCGGAATTTGACTTGATGTATATAAAGCATGATTTTTCAGATAAATTAAGTGATTCGAGTTTAGGCGCAAAAAGCTACTCCTTCTACCAATCAAAACAAAATGGGGGCTACAGTGCTGGTAATAATAACGGCATCCGTCATGCAATGGAGAATTCGGATGCTGAGTATATTTGGATATTGAACAATGATACAATAGTAGATAAAAATTCTCTTGGTGAAATGCTGAACGTGTATGCTTTAGCAGAAAAAAGAAAGTTGAAATTAGGAATCGTTGGTTGCAAGCTATTGTATTATAATAATCCTAATGTTATTCAGTGTCTAGGCGGAGTTTTATATAATCCCTATATAGGAATTATTCGCCAGGTGGGAAATAACGAGGCCGACACAGGAACAATAAAATATAACATTAAGCCTAAAGTAAGTTACATACCAGGTACATCTATGCTGGTATCCGTCAATTTTGTAAAAGATGTGGGGTTATTAAGCGAGGAGTATTTCCTGTATTTTGAAGAGTTAGATTGGACTAAGCGAGGAGAGAAACGAGGTTGGCAGATTGATTATACACTTGAAGCATTTGTTTTACATAAAGAAGGAGGTACAATAAATAAAGATAATTATTTGAATAAGAGTGCACTTTCTGATTACTGTTTTTTAAGAAGTAAACTACTTTATACCAGAAAATATGAAAATTCTTTTTGCAAAGTCACGATATTTCTTGGTGTTATTTTGAGTTTCTTGCTTCGTATTTATAAAGGTCAGTTTGATCGAATACTAACAATGGCTAGAATAGTTTTTAACCCAAATTCAAGATTTTTTCTACCTAAAATTGATTAA
- a CDS encoding O-antigen polymerase — protein sequence MYPFAASEFNIISTGPVISLIQEYVEKAYILSITGYFFTYIGFYACNNRSLGHKFHRIINTFSLIGEKLITHAIQSKPIILFLSWVLSLTTILGLLYAIAIFGFSFNLRSAFYAENSLLKSFFNLWTALFTNISGFIIIRYLQKREKIFLYIYIFIAVFAIFNGARGTLIIPFLNSFLLYLVGKKNNIKFKYFFYLGSVALFLIFALENLRRVDPVSESFSAIYSFFYGNSFSDVRDFAWILAYWDDNLLLGKSYLSAFMSFIPRSLSEFRSVYAFGVYTDLMVGFDPTLHPGLRPGRFGEIYFNFGVLGIVVLGFLGGYVMRLADIKIKKLATKPRQNYIAMYSTTFLTFFISQFYITAGFWSFYVLILILAGSFLLKRFIEALSLNSSVHH from the coding sequence ATGTATCCTTTTGCGGCTTCAGAGTTCAATATTATTTCAACTGGGCCGGTTATTTCCTTAATTCAAGAATATGTAGAAAAAGCATATATACTCAGTATCACAGGTTATTTCTTTACTTATATTGGATTTTATGCCTGTAACAATAGGTCTCTCGGTCATAAATTTCATCGTATTATAAATACATTTAGTCTTATTGGCGAAAAGTTGATTACACATGCTATTCAAAGTAAACCTATTATTTTATTCTTGTCATGGGTACTTTCTTTGACTACTATTTTAGGTTTACTATATGCAATCGCTATTTTCGGTTTTTCTTTTAACTTACGTAGTGCTTTTTATGCGGAAAATTCTTTACTAAAGTCTTTTTTTAACCTTTGGACCGCATTATTTACGAATATATCGGGTTTTATTATTATTCGTTATTTACAAAAAAGAGAAAAGATTTTTTTGTATATTTATATTTTTATAGCGGTTTTTGCTATTTTTAATGGAGCTAGAGGTACTCTTATAATTCCATTTTTAAATAGTTTTTTACTGTATCTAGTTGGGAAAAAAAATAATATAAAATTTAAATATTTTTTTTATTTAGGATCAGTAGCTTTATTTTTAATATTCGCCCTAGAAAATTTGCGAAGAGTGGACCCTGTAAGCGAATCATTTTCAGCCATATACTCTTTCTTTTACGGTAATAGTTTTTCTGACGTTCGAGATTTTGCTTGGATTTTGGCGTATTGGGATGATAATCTTCTCTTAGGTAAAAGCTATTTGTCGGCTTTTATGTCATTTATTCCCCGTTCGCTATCGGAATTTAGAAGTGTTTATGCTTTTGGAGTATATACTGATTTGATGGTCGGTTTTGATCCAACATTGCATCCGGGTTTACGACCAGGGAGATTTGGAGAAATTTATTTTAATTTTGGCGTCTTAGGAATTGTTGTTCTAGGTTTTTTAGGAGGGTATGTTATGCGGTTGGCAGACATTAAAATAAAGAAGCTCGCTACCAAGCCTCGACAAAATTATATTGCAATGTATTCAACAACTTTTTTGACTTTCTTTATTAGTCAATTTTATATTACTGCAGGTTTTTGGTCATTTTATGTGCTTATATTAATATTAGCTGGTTCATTTCTTTTAAAACGTTTTATCGAAGCGTTAAGCTTGAATTCAAGTGTACATCATTAA
- a CDS encoding glycosyltransferase family 4 protein, with product MVGKVFVVDARMILNSGIGIYIENFVKGLANTGKYSIVLLGSEKELSSVFDNNHYYKIIDIDVPIYSILEQLYLPFVVPKCDIFWSPHYNIPLLPIRAKKRLVTIHDTYHITFGNTLGPFKRLYAKLMLKIAVALSDIVFTVSEFSRSEIYRHVNTKKNIISIYNGIDLNKFSINNNSHIVYKVREKLSLPHKYILFVGNVKPNKNIVRLLLAFKKLISKDFNYCLVIVGKKEGFINGDEEVFDLLKNDEILSSRVTFTGYVDIMDLPILYQSAAVLAFPSIYEGFGLPPLEAMACGCPVIVSSTSSLPEVCGEKAALYINPLEVDSIADGLQSVLLNENIRKQLILEGSLRCKEFSWSKSVSKFIVSIER from the coding sequence ATGGTAGGCAAAGTTTTTGTTGTAGATGCACGGATGATATTAAATTCTGGTATAGGTATATATATTGAGAATTTCGTAAAAGGTCTGGCAAACACAGGTAAATATTCTATAGTGCTACTTGGCTCGGAAAAGGAATTATCTTCTGTGTTTGATAATAATCATTATTATAAAATAATAGATATAGATGTACCTATATATTCAATTCTAGAGCAACTATATTTGCCATTTGTTGTACCCAAATGTGACATATTTTGGAGTCCTCATTATAACATTCCTCTACTGCCTATACGTGCAAAAAAAAGACTTGTCACAATTCATGACACTTATCATATAACGTTTGGAAACACTTTAGGTCCTTTTAAGCGTCTATATGCCAAACTTATGTTGAAGATAGCTGTCGCTCTCTCTGATATAGTTTTTACAGTTTCAGAATTTTCTAGGTCAGAGATATACAGGCATGTTAATACTAAAAAAAATATAATTTCAATATATAATGGAATTGATTTAAATAAGTTTTCTATCAATAACAACAGCCATATAGTATATAAAGTAAGAGAAAAGTTATCGCTTCCTCATAAATATATATTATTTGTCGGTAACGTAAAACCCAATAAGAACATAGTGAGGCTGTTATTAGCTTTTAAAAAACTCATAAGTAAAGACTTTAACTATTGTTTGGTTATAGTAGGTAAGAAAGAAGGCTTTATAAATGGTGATGAAGAAGTATTTGACTTACTAAAGAATGATGAAATACTGAGCAGTCGCGTAACATTTACTGGGTACGTCGACATTATGGATCTTCCAATATTATATCAATCTGCAGCAGTACTAGCCTTTCCATCTATATATGAAGGCTTTGGCTTACCTCCTTTGGAAGCCATGGCTTGTGGTTGCCCAGTAATTGTTTCTTCAACGTCAAGCTTGCCTGAAGTTTGTGGAGAGAAAGCTGCTCTTTATATAAACCCCTTAGAGGTAGATAGTATTGCAGATGGATTACAAAGTGTTTTATTAAATGAAAACATTAGGAAACAACTTATACTTGAAGGTAGCCTCAGGTGTAAAGAATTCTCTTGGAGCAAATCCGTATCAAAGTTTATTGTTAGTATTGAGCGTTAG
- a CDS encoding beta strand repeat-containing protein has translation MKIFTFVVFVSLFVASPIFAQTNYVSTTPSSTTPGADNTLVGIGAGNTNMSGASNLMIGRGSGTMNMAGTQNAFIGAMAGYSNSSGQNNSFFGFSSGYSNTIGNGNTFLGGYTGYQNTSGYNNVFTGQSAGRFNTTGNNNAFFGTGSGYSNTEGGDNVFVGSDAGGTNSTGSYNTFLGSLSGSANTTGAKNIFVGYKAGVTNSTGINNAFIGYTSGYSNTSGSESVYIGIGAGYNNTTANYNLFLGNLSGYSNTTGELNTFIGNASGYFNETGTNNTFIGHDAGRSNVNGGYNLFLGTRAGYNNSTGGYNLFFGNLTGYYNQGGNFNAFVGSGAGHRNQTGSSNTYIGQDAGINGNTAGDNVAIGRDAGAQNVSGSFNTFIGRSAGVSASNNNLTNATAIGANAQVAVSNALVLGNNANVGIGNTAPKAKLEITSSTSGVSGLRLTNLTSATSTSLVNQTKFLTVNAQGDVVLGSTSGSGARIAADADGSQWKTEGNNIKNINEGGVIIGNGIQQTPAGYRLYVSDGVLTEKVKVAIKTTDDWSDKVFERNYKLKSLSTVETYINKNQHLPGLPSAEEVVKEGVDVGAMEAKLLEKVEELTLYMIQLKKENDALKRQSVRMQKRINSLQRLNHK, from the coding sequence ATGAAAATTTTTACGTTTGTTGTTTTTGTTAGCCTTTTTGTAGCCAGCCCAATTTTTGCTCAGACTAACTACGTTTCTACTACTCCTTCATCAACAACTCCAGGAGCCGACAATACATTGGTTGGTATTGGTGCTGGTAACACAAACATGAGCGGTGCTAGCAATCTAATGATTGGTAGAGGAAGTGGTACAATGAACATGGCAGGAACTCAGAATGCTTTTATTGGCGCCATGGCCGGATATAGTAACTCTTCAGGTCAAAACAACTCATTCTTTGGGTTCAGTAGTGGATATTCCAATACTATAGGAAATGGTAATACATTTCTTGGAGGCTATACAGGTTATCAAAATACCAGTGGTTACAATAATGTTTTTACTGGCCAATCAGCAGGTCGTTTCAATACCACTGGCAATAACAATGCTTTTTTTGGGACAGGATCTGGATATAGTAACACAGAGGGTGGAGATAATGTGTTTGTGGGCTCTGATGCTGGAGGGACCAATTCAACAGGTAGCTATAATACTTTTTTGGGGTCCTTATCTGGAAGTGCCAATACTACGGGTGCTAAGAACATATTTGTAGGTTATAAAGCAGGAGTTACTAATTCAACGGGTATAAATAATGCTTTTATTGGTTATACTTCAGGATATAGCAATACATCTGGTAGTGAATCTGTATATATAGGTATTGGGGCAGGATATAATAATACCACAGCTAATTACAACCTTTTTTTGGGTAACTTAAGTGGCTATTCCAATACCACTGGAGAACTAAATACTTTTATTGGAAATGCCTCTGGGTATTTCAATGAAACAGGAACAAATAATACTTTTATAGGGCATGATGCCGGACGTAGCAATGTGAATGGTGGATATAATTTATTTCTTGGTACAAGAGCGGGTTACAATAATAGCACAGGTGGATATAATTTATTTTTTGGTAACTTAACCGGATACTATAACCAAGGCGGAAATTTTAATGCATTTGTAGGTAGTGGTGCCGGCCATCGTAATCAAACAGGTTCCAGTAACACCTATATTGGACAAGATGCAGGTATCAACGGAAACACGGCTGGAGATAATGTCGCGATCGGTAGAGACGCAGGAGCGCAAAATGTAAGTGGAAGCTTTAATACTTTTATCGGCCGAAGTGCAGGTGTCTCCGCGTCTAACAATAATTTAACTAATGCTACTGCTATTGGCGCTAATGCCCAAGTAGCTGTAAGTAATGCCCTTGTTCTTGGCAACAATGCTAACGTTGGTATTGGTAACACTGCTCCTAAAGCAAAGCTTGAAATTACTTCATCGACGTCTGGCGTGAGCGGTCTACGGCTTACTAATTTAACGAGCGCAACTTCCACAAGCTTAGTAAACCAAACTAAATTCTTAACTGTAAACGCCCAGGGCGATGTCGTACTTGGTAGTACGAGCGGAAGCGGTGCCCGGATAGCTGCAGATGCGGATGGAAGCCAATGGAAAACTGAAGGCAATAATATTAAAAATATAAATGAAGGCGGTGTTATCATTGGTAATGGCATTCAACAGACTCCCGCTGGTTATCGGCTGTATGTTTCCGATGGCGTTTTAACGGAGAAAGTTAAGGTAGCTATCAAAACGACTGACGACTGGTCGGATAAAGTATTCGAACGTAATTACAAGCTGAAAAGCTTGTCAACGGTTGAAACGTATATCAATAAAAATCAGCACCTGCCTGGACTGCCTTCTGCAGAAGAGGTTGTGAAAGAAGGAGTTGACGTTGGCGCAATGGAAGCTAAGTTGCTGGAAAAGGTCGAAGAGCTTACGCTTTACATGATTCAGCTGAAAAAAGAGAACGACGCGCTAAAGCGCCAGAGTGTGCGCATGCAAAAGCGTATCAATTCGTTACAACGTCTAAACCATAAGTAA
- a CDS encoding T9SS type A sorting domain-containing protein, producing MRIILSIVGCLLMVKAAAQEIRKQQYIQLTYTPNRAYVEQATEKIAAVNTVLARTTVEYRAGHTIELLPGFEAKQGSVFTAHVQEVHDASLRLVAFPNPFDKSTTISFDLPETGVINLFVVNEKGQIVEHLLENSQLPAGKHQFEWKADAHSSGIYIPVLKTGRQQVSSRVVKK from the coding sequence ATGCGCATTATATTGAGTATTGTCGGATGTTTATTGATGGTTAAGGCTGCAGCTCAGGAGATACGTAAGCAACAATATATTCAGCTTACTTACACGCCAAATAGAGCTTATGTTGAGCAGGCTACAGAAAAAATAGCCGCTGTCAATACGGTATTGGCCAGAACCACTGTCGAATACCGGGCAGGGCATACTATAGAGCTTCTTCCTGGTTTTGAAGCTAAGCAGGGTTCGGTGTTCACTGCCCATGTGCAGGAGGTGCATGACGCGAGCCTACGACTGGTGGCTTTCCCAAATCCATTTGATAAATCCACAACGATTAGTTTTGATCTACCCGAAACTGGAGTAATCAACTTGTTTGTGGTTAATGAAAAGGGGCAAATTGTTGAGCATTTGCTGGAAAACAGCCAACTACCTGCTGGAAAGCACCAATTTGAGTGGAAGGCTGATGCTCATTCGTCTGGCATTTATATACCTGTATTAAAGACTGGGCGACAGCAAGTAAGCAGCCGAGTAGTAAAAAAATAA
- a CDS encoding glycosyltransferase yields the protein MKIALVQDGLMCRAGGEQVALCFHKAFPDAPIYTQCYRPELTFPEFQSCDIRTTWLQRIAKTDDTMKKLFFPLGVWAMQSHDLTEFDVVLMSGTHCAKYVKVRPDALVISYSFTPFRLAWDPESYAQYSKSTGLARKLFDVVVQKLRAIDFEAAQRPNFFVAMTEETKERLQTAYQIKQEVQIINPPVNTRNFHISDLPKSYYLVVSRLEYYKKVDLVIEAFNRLGYPLVVVGKGLQEDEIKAGAKSNVQFMSGLSAKELADVYANCRAFIFPQHEDYGITPLEANAAGRPVIAYGTGGVLATQIPVMDEPSRATALFFSNQTVEDLTNAVKQFETIEHRFDPSFIRSHAESFDESKFIDQIRVFVAGKFAQHRKTKSSTIK from the coding sequence ATGAAGATTGCTTTAGTGCAGGATGGGCTCATGTGTCGGGCGGGCGGTGAACAGGTTGCTCTGTGTTTCCATAAGGCATTTCCAGATGCGCCCATCTATACACAATGTTATCGGCCTGAGTTGACTTTTCCTGAATTTCAATCATGTGATATTCGTACAACCTGGCTGCAACGTATCGCTAAAACAGACGATACAATGAAAAAATTATTTTTTCCACTGGGTGTGTGGGCCATGCAGTCACACGATCTAACGGAGTTCGATGTGGTTTTGATGTCTGGTACGCATTGTGCTAAATATGTGAAAGTAAGACCCGACGCCTTGGTAATAAGCTATAGTTTTACCCCGTTTAGGTTGGCATGGGATCCAGAATCGTACGCCCAATATTCCAAGTCAACCGGATTAGCACGGAAATTATTTGACGTTGTGGTACAAAAATTAAGGGCAATCGACTTCGAAGCAGCTCAACGGCCCAATTTTTTCGTGGCTATGACGGAGGAAACAAAAGAACGATTACAAACGGCTTATCAAATAAAACAGGAGGTGCAGATAATTAACCCACCTGTCAACACACGAAACTTTCATATCTCTGATCTTCCCAAGTCCTATTATTTAGTAGTCTCTCGTTTAGAATATTATAAGAAGGTAGACCTGGTGATAGAAGCATTCAACCGGCTCGGCTATCCTTTAGTCGTTGTTGGAAAAGGTCTGCAGGAAGATGAAATTAAGGCGGGAGCAAAGAGTAATGTGCAATTCATGAGCGGGTTGTCCGCTAAAGAATTGGCTGATGTATATGCAAATTGCCGGGCATTTATATTTCCCCAGCATGAGGACTATGGCATTACACCCCTGGAGGCTAATGCTGCTGGAAGGCCTGTAATCGCCTATGGTACGGGTGGCGTATTGGCGACCCAAATTCCGGTTATGGATGAACCCTCACGAGCAACCGCCCTATTCTTCAGCAATCAAACAGTCGAAGATTTAACGAATGCTGTCAAACAATTTGAAACCATAGAGCATCGTTTTGATCCCTCTTTTATCCGATCACATGCTGAGTCTTTTGACGAGTCTAAATTCATTGATCAGATCAGAGTATTCGTTGCCGGTAAATTTGCTCAGCATCGTAAAACAAAGTCATCAACTATTAAATAA